One segment of Nakamurella flava DNA contains the following:
- a CDS encoding ABC transporter permease: MTEPSKGRSSLEASREARNQALAAQPLVPSGPVSGFVSGTVDSVRGVWRYRELLDLLVKRELKSRYKDSALGFVWSLIRPLTQLLVYYIAIGKFLGAERDTPEFAIYIYTGLTAWALFSEVISSGTGSIVANGGLVKKIYLPREVFPLSVIGSALFNFVIQLFILLVATLLAGSPPSLAGIGYVVLGTAVLLVYATAIAFLLSAINVYLRDVAYLVEVGLMVGFWLSPIVYRWSFVQNALSSELLNQIYLANPVTLAVLCFQRGIWVAGAGLPQPSDLGLRAVIAFLIGIPILWLCQRVFARMQNNFAQEL, from the coding sequence GTGACTGAGCCCAGCAAGGGGCGGTCGTCCCTCGAGGCGAGCCGCGAGGCCCGTAACCAGGCCCTGGCCGCTCAGCCCCTCGTGCCCTCCGGGCCGGTCTCGGGTTTCGTGAGCGGCACCGTCGACTCCGTCCGTGGGGTCTGGCGGTACCGCGAGCTGCTCGACCTGCTGGTCAAGCGGGAGCTCAAGTCCCGGTATAAGGACAGCGCGCTGGGATTCGTCTGGTCGCTCATCCGGCCATTGACCCAGCTGCTCGTCTACTACATCGCGATCGGCAAGTTCCTGGGTGCCGAGCGCGACACTCCCGAATTCGCGATCTACATCTACACCGGCCTCACCGCCTGGGCCCTGTTCAGTGAGGTCATCTCCTCCGGCACCGGGTCGATCGTGGCCAACGGCGGTTTGGTCAAGAAGATCTACCTGCCGCGCGAGGTGTTCCCGCTCTCGGTCATCGGCTCCGCACTCTTCAACTTCGTCATCCAGTTGTTCATCCTGCTGGTCGCCACCCTCCTCGCCGGGAGCCCCCCGTCCTTGGCCGGTATCGGCTACGTCGTGCTGGGCACCGCGGTGTTGCTGGTCTACGCCACCGCCATCGCGTTCCTGCTGTCGGCGATCAACGTCTACCTGCGGGACGTGGCGTACCTGGTCGAGGTCGGCCTGATGGTCGGCTTCTGGCTGTCCCCGATCGTCTACCGCTGGAGCTTCGTCCAGAACGCCCTGTCCTCCGAGCTGCTCAACCAGATCTACCTGGCCAACCCGGTCACCCTGGCCGTGCTGTGCTTCCAGCGCGGCATCTGGGTGGCCGGCGCCGGTCTCCCCCAGCCGAGCGACCTGGGGCTGCGGGCCGTCATCGCCTTCCTCATCGGCATTCCGATCCTGTGGCTCTGCCAGCGGGTCTTCGCCCGGATGCAGAACAACTTCGCGCAGGAGCTGTAG
- a CDS encoding glycosyltransferase family 4 protein, which yields MRLRDLAGRSRLARRDQRPTLDQLVHDVTAHGAARRSALAARLRTLVEALDLPPVPTGDDKSTVTTALGVLVDGLVGMTHRQAWVMLAVLRARLPLAEDVRTAVRYTQTDGPVAGLRLALAAGPMERLLHHGPFRAVRVVRDAVVVDVHHTAEAGFATGIQRVTRETTRRWAQTHDIELIGWHEDLSALRSLTPAEAHRACFGGPPVPAAERKPGPVLVPLDSTVVLPELATETERTDTLRCLAEYSGNRFTMIGYDMVPITVPETTHGAMPGAFARNLAAMRYADAVATISKSAAVEYAGWVRMLNGIGLPGPRVVPCVLPNEVGSVTDEQLEASSDRLLVPGVPMVLVVGTHEPRKNHLAVLHAAELLWREGHRFTLTMIGGRAWNSARFDQALNWLQQLGRPIEIVSKADDALLWSAYRLARFSVFPSVNEGYGLPVVESILSGTPVITSRFGSMAEIVTEGGALLVDPYDDHDVANAMRTLLTDDAEWERLRQEARQVSVTTWDDYAAQTWRELAAPRPAADPTTAATSVAAAGD from the coding sequence ATGCGGCTTCGTGACCTCGCGGGTCGCTCCCGCCTCGCCCGCCGTGACCAGCGGCCCACCCTGGACCAGCTGGTGCACGACGTGACCGCGCACGGCGCGGCCCGACGATCGGCCCTGGCCGCCCGGCTGCGGACGCTGGTCGAAGCCCTCGACCTCCCGCCGGTCCCCACCGGAGACGACAAGTCGACCGTCACCACCGCGCTCGGCGTCCTGGTCGACGGCCTGGTCGGGATGACCCACCGGCAGGCCTGGGTGATGCTCGCGGTACTGCGCGCCCGGTTGCCGCTGGCCGAGGACGTCCGGACCGCCGTCCGCTACACCCAGACCGACGGCCCGGTCGCCGGGCTGCGCCTCGCGCTGGCCGCCGGACCGATGGAGCGGCTGCTGCACCACGGCCCGTTCCGTGCGGTCAGGGTGGTGCGCGACGCGGTGGTCGTCGACGTGCACCACACCGCGGAGGCCGGTTTCGCCACCGGTATCCAGCGGGTCACCCGGGAGACCACCCGGCGCTGGGCCCAGACCCACGACATCGAGCTCATCGGCTGGCACGAGGACCTGTCCGCGTTGCGGTCGCTGACGCCGGCTGAGGCGCACCGCGCCTGTTTCGGCGGGCCGCCGGTCCCGGCCGCCGAGCGCAAGCCCGGACCGGTCCTGGTGCCGCTGGACTCCACCGTCGTGCTGCCCGAACTGGCCACCGAGACCGAACGCACCGACACCCTGCGCTGCCTGGCCGAGTACTCGGGCAACCGGTTCACCATGATCGGGTACGACATGGTGCCGATCACCGTCCCGGAGACGACGCACGGGGCCATGCCCGGGGCGTTCGCCCGCAACCTCGCGGCGATGCGCTACGCCGACGCCGTCGCCACGATCTCCAAGTCCGCGGCCGTGGAATACGCCGGGTGGGTGCGCATGCTCAACGGCATCGGTCTGCCCGGGCCCCGGGTAGTGCCGTGCGTACTGCCCAACGAGGTCGGGTCGGTGACCGACGAGCAGCTCGAGGCGTCCAGTGACCGGCTGCTGGTCCCCGGCGTGCCGATGGTGCTGGTCGTCGGCACGCACGAGCCCCGCAAGAACCACCTGGCCGTCCTGCACGCCGCCGAACTGCTGTGGCGCGAAGGCCACCGGTTCACCTTGACCATGATCGGTGGCCGGGCCTGGAACAGCGCCCGGTTCGACCAGGCACTGAACTGGCTCCAGCAGCTGGGCCGCCCCATCGAGATCGTGTCCAAGGCCGACGACGCTCTGCTCTGGAGCGCGTACCGGCTGGCGCGGTTCAGTGTGTTCCCGTCGGTCAACGAGGGCTACGGGCTGCCCGTGGTCGAGTCGATCCTGTCCGGTACCCCGGTCATCACGTCGCGGTTCGGGTCGATGGCCGAGATCGTGACCGAGGGCGGAGCCCTGCTGGTGGACCCCTACGACGACCACGATGTGGCGAACGCCATGCGTACGCTCCTGACGGATGACGCGGAGTGGGAACGACTGAGGCAGGAGGCGCGTCAGGTGTCGGTGACGACCTGGGACGACTACGCAGCACAGACCTGGCGCGAGCTGGCCGCACCGCGACCCGCCGCGGATCCGACGACGGCGGCGACCTCGGTGGCGGCGGCCGGTGACTGA